In Deltaproteobacteria bacterium, the genomic stretch CCGCGGGATTGCACCTCATTCACCTCGATACGGCATCGATCACGCAGACCATCAATCTCTCGCACGGCTATTCGGGCATCGTGTTCAACGCGGCGGGGGATCGGTTCTGGATCGCGGGGGGCGCGTCTCATCTCGTGCTCGAGTACTCGCTTTCCGGCGGCGTGGCGGCGGAGCAGGCGCGGATTCCCGTGAACAACATGCCGTCGGGGATGGCGCTCTCTCCGGACGAGTCGAAGCTGTACGTCGCTTGTTATCTCGGCAAACGTGTCGCGGTGGTGGACACGGCGACCGGCGAGGAGATCGACAGCTACGCCGCGCACCTCTTCACGTACGACGTGAAGTTGTCGCCGGACGGTACGCGGGCTTACGCGGCCAATCACGGGCCGGGCACGGTCTCCGTTCTCGATCTCACGGACGACGGGGACGAGATCGAGGAGATCACCGTGGGCGCGAATCCCGAAATGATGGCGCTCAGCACCGACGGGAGCCGGCTGTATGTCGCGAATTCCGATTCCGACGACATCAGCGTCATCGACACGTCGTCGCTCGCCGTGATCGACGCGTATGAGCTGAACGCCTCTCCGATGGAACCCAAGGGCGCCTCACCGACCGCGGTCGAAGTCTCCGCCGACGGCACGCGGCTCTACGTCACCTCGTCGACCTACAATTCCATCGACGTGCTGGACGCCGCCGATGGGACGATGTTGGGCCGCATCCCGACGGGCTGGTATCCGACGAACGCATTTCTCGACGAGGCGAACGGCCGCCTGGTCGTCGCCAACGGCAAGGGGCGTGGGTCCGCCGGGCTGAGTTTGTGGTCGGGGTGGCAGGGCGGACTTTCGATCATCGACCTGCCCGACGACGGGGAATTGGCCGCGTACACGGAGCAGGTCGAGGACAACATCGCGTGGGCGTTGGGATTTTTCGATTTAACCGGCGTGTCCTCGCCGATCCCCACCGTGCGCGGCGTCGCGTCGGAGCAGATCAAGCACGTGGTGTATGTGCTGCGCGAGAACAAGACCTTCGATCAGGTGCTTGCCGATTTCGACGGGGTCGAGGGTGACACCGGCCTCCAGAACTTCCACGAAGACGTCATCCCAAACGCCTACAAGCTCGGCCGTTCCTACGTCCTACTCGACAACACCTACACCGAAGGCGACACCAGCGTGCTCGGGCACCTGTGGGCGACCTACAACAACGTCAACGACCACGCCGAAAAAGCGTATAACGCCGGCGGCATCTACCCGCTGCCGGACGTCGATCCGAACACCCGCCCGCAGGGCAAGACGATCTTCGAGGTCCTGCTCGATGCCGGGATTCCTTTCCGCAGCTACGGGCAGGTGGTCGGCCTCGCCCACGATCTGGAGCGGTTCGGGCCCTACATGGATTTCAAGTACGGCTTCTGGAATATGGGTGTGTCGGACGAGGTGAAGGTCGACGAAATCATCCGCGAGGTCGACGCCGGAATCTTCGAGCCGTTCACGTACATCTCGCTTCCCAACGACCACACCTACGGCAGTTCGTCCGGCGCGCCGACGCCCCGCTACCTGATGGGCGATAACGACGCCGCGCTCGGCAAGCTTGTCGAGTACTATTCGTCGCGCCCCGAGTGGGAGAGCACGATCATCTTCGTCATCGAGGACGATCCTCAGTCGGGGACGGACCACATCGATCCGCACCGCACGCCGGCCTTTGTCATCGGGCCCTACGCGAAGCGCGGTTACATCAGCAAAGTGATGTACTCCATGCCGAGCGTGTGGGCGACGATCGGGATGATTCTCGGCGTGCCGCCGATGAATCAGTACGATCTGTACGCGTCGCCGATGTACGACGCCTTCACGATGACGCCGGATTCCTCGCCCTACGAAGCGTTGGCGAATCCGATCGAACTCGAATTCAACTCTTCCCCGCTGCCCTTGCAGGAGTACTGCGACAACGCGGACTTCAACTCGCCCGACGCGGTGTCGAGACTCGGCGAGGTGCTCTGGGCGCTCACGAGGCCCGGCGAGCCATGGCCCCATCACCACGCGCTTTCGCCGGACCTGCGGGAAGACGAAGCGGAAGAGGAAGAGGAGGTCGCCGAGTACCACGCGATGGTGGAGCGGGCGACCGCCTACGCCGCCGCCCGCGGGATCGCGGTGCCGCAGCCGCCGAAAAACCGCAGCGTCTTCGTCCGGCCCGCTCGCTAGACCGGACCGCGAATTTGAATCGGGAGTGCGCGAATCTGTTTGTCGTGCGCTCGAAAATGAAATTGGGAATGACATGTCCGCGAGTCCGTCGCCCTTGACGTCCACGCTGAACTCCTTGGAAACGCGACTTGCCGCGATCGAGCGGCTCGCGGGGGAATACGCCATCGGGTCCCTCGCCGCGCGGATCGAGTCCGTTCGGGATCATGTCGCGGGCGATGGGATCGTCGATGTCGTGGTGGTCGGTCAGTACAAGGCCGGCAAAAGCTCCCTGCTCAACGCGGTCCTCGGGCGCGATCTCCTGCCGGTCGATGTCCTCCCCGCCACATCGGTCGTGACACGCGTCATGCCGGGGTCTTCGGACGAGGTGATCGTCCGTTACCTCGACGGGACCGCCCGGAGTTACCCGACGGACCGGCTTGCGGAATTCGTCACTGAAGCCGCCAATCCTGACAACACAAAGGGCGTCGAACGGGCCGACCTCGTCGTGCGTGATTCGACCGCACCCGCGGGGTTCCGCTTTGTCGACACGCCGGGACTGGGGAGCGTGTTCTCGCACAACAGCGAGCGTGCGCGTGAGTGGCTGCCGCGCATCGGCGCCGCCCTCGTTGCGATCCGCGTCGATCAACCCATCGGCGAGGCGGACCTCGATCTCATCCGCGATCTCGGCGCGCACACGCCTGACGTCGCGATTCTCCTCACGAAGACCGATCTGGCAACGAAGTCCCAGATCGACCACGTGCAGACGTTTACACGCAAGACGCTGCGCTCGCGTCTCGGCGTCGAATATCCGCTGATCCCGGTGTCCGTGAAAAAAGGCTCAGCGGCTTCGCTCGAAGCGATTCGGCGGCACCTGATGGGCAGCGACGCCAGTGTCTCGGCGGACCGCTCCGCGCGGATCGCGAGGCACAAGCTCGGGCAACTCGGCCATCAGTGCCGCGTCTACCTGGAGCGGGAACTCGCGGCGGCGAATGCGGGCGAGGTCGCCGCCGGACGGATTCGGGACTTGGCGGCGCGCCAACGTCGGATGCTCGCGAAAACGCGCGAGGAACTGCGTCGCGAGATGGAACACCACAAGTCGATTGTGATGGAGTCGTGCGTCGAGCACTTTCGCGCGCAACGCGACGCCACGACCGTTCGCGTCGAAGAAGAATTCGACCGAGAGTTCGCGCGTTGGGATGGAAATCTGGCGGAACTGACCGCTCGATATGCCGAATGGATGGAAAAGGTGCTGAACGCGCGGCTCGCCGCACGGATGGAAGAAGGTGAGAGGACGGCGCGGGAAGCCGCCGACGCGGCGCGCGAGTCCGTGGGGCGCGTCCTGCGTCTTGTCACCGGCGAATTGGCCGATGCGGTCGGGCGGACGCTGGGTCGTCGTTTCGAAACCGAAATCCCGGAAATCCCGTTGCA encodes the following:
- a CDS encoding bifunctional YncE family protein/alkaline phosphatase family protein, with the protein product MRLFAFFAILGLVLVACSPQGEQDGDTSSSAQPLTQAPPSPPRAGDPVPNPQALLRPGDLGGGEYLLSNGRRITPAGTYVETASFPIDVAVSPDGETAVVVTAKTAGLHLIHLDTASITQTINLSHGYSGIVFNAAGDRFWIAGGASHLVLEYSLSGGVAAEQARIPVNNMPSGMALSPDESKLYVACYLGKRVAVVDTATGEEIDSYAAHLFTYDVKLSPDGTRAYAANHGPGTVSVLDLTDDGDEIEEITVGANPEMMALSTDGSRLYVANSDSDDISVIDTSSLAVIDAYELNASPMEPKGASPTAVEVSADGTRLYVTSSTYNSIDVLDAADGTMLGRIPTGWYPTNAFLDEANGRLVVANGKGRGSAGLSLWSGWQGGLSIIDLPDDGELAAYTEQVEDNIAWALGFFDLTGVSSPIPTVRGVASEQIKHVVYVLRENKTFDQVLADFDGVEGDTGLQNFHEDVIPNAYKLGRSYVLLDNTYTEGDTSVLGHLWATYNNVNDHAEKAYNAGGIYPLPDVDPNTRPQGKTIFEVLLDAGIPFRSYGQVVGLAHDLERFGPYMDFKYGFWNMGVSDEVKVDEIIREVDAGIFEPFTYISLPNDHTYGSSSGAPTPRYLMGDNDAALGKLVEYYSSRPEWESTIIFVIEDDPQSGTDHIDPHRTPAFVIGPYAKRGYISKVMYSMPSVWATIGMILGVPPMNQYDLYASPMYDAFTMTPDSSPYEALANPIELEFNSSPLPLQEYCDNADFNSPDAVSRLGEVLWALTRPGEPWPHHHALSPDLREDEAEEEEEVAEYHAMVERATAYAAARGIAVPQPPKNRSVFVRPAR
- a CDS encoding dynamin family protein, which encodes MTSTLNSLETRLAAIERLAGEYAIGSLAARIESVRDHVAGDGIVDVVVVGQYKAGKSSLLNAVLGRDLLPVDVLPATSVVTRVMPGSSDEVIVRYLDGTARSYPTDRLAEFVTEAANPDNTKGVERADLVVRDSTAPAGFRFVDTPGLGSVFSHNSERAREWLPRIGAALVAIRVDQPIGEADLDLIRDLGAHTPDVAILLTKTDLATKSQIDHVQTFTRKTLRSRLGVEYPLIPVSVKKGSAASLEAIRRHLMGSDASVSADRSARIARHKLGQLGHQCRVYLERELAAANAGEVAAGRIRDLAARQRRMLAKTREELRREMEHHKSIVMESCVEHFRAQRDATTVRVEEEFDREFARWDGNLAELTARYAEWMEKVLNARLAARMEEGERTAREAADAARESVGRVLRLVTGELADAVGRTLGRRFETEIPEIPLHAMARPDVRVPRAFEIPVDLLWRIIPMKRLRSRVERSMRTNIAWNVEKNLLRFGAQWGERACDAIDAAQTAALVAIESELSSVERLAAASPDRADAIRTALATLDEVFLDSSE